The Leguminivora glycinivorella isolate SPB_JAAS2020 chromosome 1, LegGlyc_1.1, whole genome shotgun sequence genome includes a region encoding these proteins:
- the LOC125225177 gene encoding activity-regulated cytoskeleton associated protein 2-like translates to MTEEQLQRIIAALAPASRQGSFARCNAVYDGTGENEAAETFLAAINVYKKIENIDDENALEGLTLLLKGDAAVWWEGAKSDVKSWTDFENRLRHAFAPKIPADILYQRIIELKQDAKTPTEKFVAKKRALIAQLPAPIPPETHQLHMIYGQLHLNIREMVPRSAFKSIDELLKLARSAEEILLEKKTSWEENVASVPSNNKRNTSGRQRCEYCDKNGHAEADCRTKKRQQQEMSSTAGEM, encoded by the coding sequence ATGACCGAAGAACAGCTCCAGCGCATCATCGCAGCTCTGGCACCGGCAAGCAGACAAGGGTCATTCGCACGATGCAACGCAGTATACGACGGGACCGGCGAAAACGAGGCTGCAGAGACTTTTCTCGCAGCTATCAACGTGTACAAGAAAATCGAGAACATTGACGACGAGAATGCTCTCGAAGGGCTTACCCTCCTTTTAAAAGGAGACGCCGCTGTCTGGTGGGAAGGTGCCAAGTCAGACGTCAAGTCCTGGACGGATTTTGAGAATCGGCTTCGGCACGCATTCGCCCCGAAAATACCAGCGGACATCCTGTATCAGAGGATAATAGAACTCAAGCAGGATGCGAAAACCCCCACTGAGAAGTTCGTCGCAAAGAAGAGGGCACTCATAGCCCAGCTGCCTGCACCAATCCCACCGGAGACCCATCAACTCCATATGATTTATGGTCAGCTCCACTTGAATATACGGGAAATGGTGCCAAGAAGCGCTTTCAAATCGATCGACGAACTTCTGAAACTCGCACGGAGCGCTGAAGAAATCCTATTGGAAAAGAAGACGAGCTGGGAAGAAAATGTTGCCTCAGTACCTTCAAACAATAAACGGAACACTTCAGGCCGACAACGCTGCGAGTACTGCGATAAGAACGGGCACGCCGAAGCAGATTGTCGCACAAAGAAGCGGCAACAACAAGAGATGAGCTCAACTGCAGGGGAGATGTGA